From Apium graveolens cultivar Ventura chromosome 9, ASM990537v1, whole genome shotgun sequence, the proteins below share one genomic window:
- the LOC141686770 gene encoding uncharacterized protein LOC141686770, which produces MTIYSCEFFPQCLASATQLKLLTLHSQYNIVVHCTNSNSRRSFSSRKVRVSTDSTLTHLHSSNFQESHLVKLLNRSCKAGNYNESLYFLECLVSRGYKPDVILSTKLMKGFFYIKNVEKAMRVMEILESKGDPDIFAYNALISGFCKLNQIEQANRVLERMKDCGFFPDVVTYNILIGSLCSRRRLDLALKMMDRLLEDNCMPTVITYTILIEATILEGGIDEAMKLLDEMLSRGLQPDMYTYNALIRGMCREGMIERAFEFVRGLPEGCKPDVVSYNILLRTLLNQGNWNDGENLVKEMVSIGCDPNVVTYSILISSFCRDGKVDEAINLLKLMLEKGLSPDTYTFDPLISVLCKQGKVDPAIELMDFMISNGCLPDIVNYNTILSAMSKNGNADQALEIFEQLAMTGCQPDVTTYNTMISALWNSGDRTRAVGLVSDMINKRIDPDKITYNSLMSCLCRDGLVDEAIELLRNMESSKFSPTVITYNIVLLGLCKAHRIDDAIQVLFEMVEKRHQPNETTYILLVEGIGFSGWRAEAMELANSLLVINLISNESFRRLSRTFPLLD; this is translated from the coding sequence ATGACAATATATTCTTGTGAATTCTTTCCTCAGTGCCTCGCTTCAGCAACTCAGTTAAAGCTCCTCACTCTTCATTCTCAATATAATATTGTAGTTCACTGCACAAATTCTAACTCCAGAAGAAGTTTTAGTTCAAGAAAGGTAAGAGTTTCTACTGATTCAACACTTACCCATTTGCATTCTTCTAATTTTCAAGAATCCCATCTTGTGAAATTACTTAATAGGTCATGTAAAGCTGGAAATTACAATGAATCTTTATATTTTCTTGAATGTTTGGTGAGTAGGGGTTATAAACCAGATGTTATTCTTTCTACAAAATTGATGAAAGGTttcttttatataaaaaatgtgGAAAAAGCTATGAGGGTTATGGAGATTTTGGAGTCAAAAGGTGATCCTGATATTTTTGCTTATAATGCACTCATTAGTGGTTTTTGTAAGTTGAATCAAATTGAACAGGCTAATAGAGTTTTGGAACGAATGAAGGATTGTGGGTTTTTTCCCGATGTTGTCACCTATAATATATTGATAGGGAGTCTTTGCAGTAGAAGGAGGCTTGATTTGGCTTTAAAAATGATGGATCGGTTGTTGGAAGATAATTGTATGCCTACGGTGATTACATATACGATTTTGATAGAAGCAACTATTCTTGAGGGTGGGATTGATGAGGCGATGAAGCTTTTAGATGAGATGTTATCGAGAGGTCTTCAACCTGATATGTATACCTATAATGCACTCATCAGGGGAATGTGTAGAGAAGGAATGATTGAACGAGCATTTGAATTTGTTAGGGGACTACCGGAGGGTTGCAAACCGGACGTGGTGTCATACAATATATTGTTACGAACATTGTTAAATCAGGGGAATTGGAATGACGGAGAGAATTTGGTGAAGGAGATGGTTTCAATAGGCTGTGATCCAAATGTGGTAACATATAGCATTTTAATTAGCTCGTTCTGTCGAGATGGGAAAGTAGATGAGGCCATTAACTTGCTAAAGCTTATGCTGGAAAAGGGATTATCTCCGGATACTTATACATTTGATCCGTTGATATCTGTGCTCTGCAAACAGGGAAAAGTAGATCCAGCAATTGAATTGATGGATTTTATGATTTCTAATGGTTGCTTACCCGATATTGTGAACTATAACACAATCTTGTCTGCCATGAGTAAGAATGGAAATGCAGATCAAGCTTTGGAAATATTTGAACAACTTGCTATGACAGGTTGTCAACCAGATGTGACGACTTACAACACGATGATCAGTGCATTGTGGAATAGTGGGGATAGAACTAGGGCTGTAGGATTAGTTTCggacatgataaacaaaaggattgATCCAGATAAAATTACTTATAATTCACTTATGTCATGTTTGTGCAGAGATGGTTTGGTGGATGAGGCTATTGAATTGTTAAGGAACATGGAAAGTAGCAAGTTTTCACCGACGGTTATAACTTATAACATCGTTCTTCTTGGACTGTGCAAAGCTCATAGGATTGATGATGCAATCCAAGTGTTGTTTGAAATGGTTGAAAAGAGACATCAGCCTAATGAAACCACCTATATATTGTTGGTTGAGGGTATTGGTTTTTCTGGATGGCGTGCAGAGGCTATGGAGTTGGCGAATTCTTTGCTTGTGATTAATTTAATTTCAAATGAGTCATTCAGACGGTTGAGCAGGACATTTCCCCTTCTGGATTAA